Below is a window of Bernardetia sp. DNA.
ATACCAACACACCATAATATTCTAAAATCTTCTCATGGTTTTTCCACTTATGAAAATGTGTTAAGTTGTCTTCTCCTATCAAAATTTGAAATTGATAATTAGGATATTTTTCTTGAATATAGGTAAGTGTATCAATAGTATAACTTGGTTTAGGAAGAGAAAACTCTATATCACTCACATTTAGTTTTTCATTTCCAGCAATAGCAAGCCGAACCATATCATACCTATCAAACTCATGAAGAAGTGAAGATTTTTTTTTGTGAGGATTATGAGGAGAAACCACAAACCACACTTGGTCTAAATCTGAATTTTCTGCTATTGTATTAGCTGTAATTAAGTGTCCGACGTGAATGGGATTAAAAGAGCCAAAGTAAAGACCTATTTTCATAGTTTGTATGTTATGCTTTTTTCAAAATAAATTCTTCCACAACTTGCTCGCTGTATCCTAAGGCTTCACTTAATGAATCATTAATAATCACTTCATCAAAAAAAGGAGCAAATTCCATTTCAATTTCAGCTTTCTGTACTCTTTCTTTAAGCGTTTCGTCAGTTTCTGTATTGCGTGAAATAAGTCTTTTACGAAGTTCTTTTATAGAAGGAGGTTGTACAAAAACAGCTAGAGCAGCATCTCCAAACTCTTGCTTGAGAGCTACACCACCTTTTACATCGACATCAAAAACTACGACTTGCCCCATACTCCAAAGGCGTTCTACTTCGCTACGAAGCGTTCCATAATAAAGTCCATCATAGACTTGTTCGTATTCTATAAACTCTTGATTTTCTATTTTTTTTCTAAACTCTTCCACCGAAATAAAATAATAATCTTTATTTGGTTTTTCATACGGACGAGGTGAGCGAGTGGTAGCAGAAATTGAAAAACTCAAAATTTCAGGGTAAACACCTAGTAAGTGTTTGACGATGGTGGTTTTGCCAGCTCCAGAAGGGGCAGAGAAAATGATTAGCTTTTGGCTCATAAGGGATTGTAAAGTAGTTGCTTTATTGTTAATTAACTGATTTTTAACCAAAACAGTTTTAAAACATTTGCTTGCAATTATTTTACATACAAAATTACGAAAAAATAACCACTTTATAGAGCTTTTTTAAAGGCTCTATGTAGTAAGTTGAAAATATAATTGAGGTAACAATAAGAAATGAAGTAGATTTTATTAGTTTTGTGATTCATTAAAAAAATGTATTCAGTATAGAAAGACATTACAACATTAAGAAATAGAATGAATCAAAACCCTTCTCAAAACACTCCTGCTCTACCAAGCGATTATTGGACAGAAGAAATTGTGCCTACTGGTAGTCTTTTTGATTTAAAATTAAGAGAAGTTTGGAAGTATAGAGACTTGATATTACTTTTTGTAAAACGTGATTTTGTAGCACAGTACAAACAAACCGTTTTAGGTCCTACGTGGCATTTTATTGTCCCTTTTGTTACGACAGTTTTGTACGTAATTGTTTTTGGTAATATAATGAATGTTAGTACAGACGGCATTCCTCCGTTCTTATTTTATCTGACAAGTAATTTATCTTGGTCATTTTTTGCTAAGTGTTTGCAGGGAACAGCTACTACATTTTCTGCTAACCAACATATTTTTGGAAAAGTATATTTTCCACGCCTTGTTACGCCTATTTCAACAGTTATTTCAGCTTTGCTCAACTTTGGAATCAGTCTTTTACTTCTTATTGGGTCGGTAGCTTATTTTTATATTTTCACAGATGAAAAAATAAGTCTTACCAACTGGATATTTTCTCTGCCTCTTCTACTTTTTATTAGTGGGTTGTTGGCACTAGGCTTAGGTATTATTATTTCTTCATTGACTACAAAGTATAAAGACCTAACAGTTTTCATTAGTTTTGGTGTTCAGCTTCTAATGTTTTTTTCAGCTGTTTTATACCCATTGTCTCAAATTCCTGCACAATATGCTTGGGCTGCAAAATATAATCCACTTGTTCCTTTGATGGAAGCCTTCAGAATGGCTTTTTTAGGAGCAGGAAGTGTAAAGTTCATAGATGTAGTTTACACAGGAATTTTAGCTGTGGTTGTCTTTATTATTGGAATCGTGATTTTTAACCGAACAGAGAGAACATTTATGGACACCGTATAAATCAATGATAAATTATTAATTTTCAATGATAAATAGGGGCTTAATAGGGCTAAACATTTATCAAAATAACTTCAAAAACATTAACATCTGTATTTTTGTTTTTTTACAGATATTCATAAAAATATATGTTAGACTTAAACAATAAATCAATTTTTATTACTGGAGGGACAGGCTCATTTGGTAAGAAATTCGTCAAGACTATTTTAGAGAAATATCCACAAGTAAAGCGCCTGATTATCTTTTCAAGAGATGAACTCAAGCAGTTTGAAATGGCACAAACTTTTTCGCCTGCCACCTATCCTGCTATTCGTTATTTTATTGGAGATATTCGTGATAAAGAACGTCTGATGCGTGCGTTACACGGAGTAGATATTGTGATTCATGCAGCAGCTTTGAAGCAAGTACCGACAGCAGAATACAACCCTTTTGAGTGTATCAAAACAAATGTTTTGGGAGCTCAGAACCTCATAGAAGCCTGTATTGACTCTGGAGTAAAACAAGTCGTAGCTCTCTCAACAGACAAAGCTGCAGCTCCTATCAACTTATACGGAGCAACCAAACTTTGCTCAGACAAACTTTTTGTGGCTGCTAACAATATTGCAGGTAGCAACAAAATCAGTTTTTCAGTAGTGCGTTATGGAAATGTAATGGGTTCTCGTGGTTCGGTCATTCCATTTTTTATGAATAAACGCAGTGAAGGCAAACTACCTATCACGCATGAAGGAATGACACGCTTCAACATTTCTTTAAAAGAAGGTGTAGATTTGGTTCTTTTTGCTTTAGAGAATGCTAAAGGAGGAGAAATATTTGTTCCCAAAATCCCATCATATCGTATTTTAGATGTTGCTGAAGCAATTGCACCAGAGTGTGAGAAAGAAATTGTGGGCGTTCGTCCAGGAGAAAAAATTCACGAAGAAATGATTACAGAAAGTGATTCTATGAATACGATTGAGTTAGAAAATCATTTTATTATCGTTCCTAATGCTCCTTTTGCTTCTTATGAAGAGCAGGTCAATAAATACTTAAAATACCACGGAGGCAAACCAGTAGAAGATGGTTTTTCATACAGTTCTGGACAAAATACAGATTGGCTAACTGTTGAGGAGCTACGTGAACTTATTAAAGAACACGTAGATTCTAATTTTGAAGCCTTTGAAGCAACAAGTTAATTTTACCTTTAAGTTTATGAATATTACCACTACTTTTTCTATTCCTTATGGAAAACAGAATATCACTCAAGAGGATATAGATGCTGTTGTAGAGACACTACAAGCAGATTTCCTAACACAAGGACCAAAGATAGAAGAGTTTGAGCAAAAATTTGCTGATTACGTAGGTTCAAAATATGCCGTAGCAGTTTCAAACGGAACGGCTGCACTTCATTTGTGTACGTTGGCTTTAAATGTAAATGAAAAAAGTAAAGTTATCACAACCCCTATCACTTTTGCAGCTTCAGCAAACTGTGTGCGTTATTGTGGTGGGGAAGTAGTTTTTGCAGACATTGACCCAAAGACAGCACTCATAGATGTAGAAAAATTAGAAGAACTTTTAAAATCTAGTCCAAAAGGAACTTATGATGGAATTATCCCAGTAGATTTTATGGGTCTGCCTGTCAATTTAGAGAAAATCAAAAAACTAGCCGATGAGTATGACTTATGGATTATTGAAGATGCTTGTCATGCCCCAGGCGGATATTTTGTAGATTCTGCAAATCAAAAACAAAACTGTGGAAATGGAAATTATGCCGATTTGGCTATTTTTTCTTTTCACCCAGTAAAACATATTGCCTCTGGAGAAGGAGGAATGATTACGACAAATGATAAAAACCTTTATGATAAATTAATCAAACTTCGCACGCATGGCATAACTAAAAACCAAGACTTACTACAGGAAAACCATGGTAGTTGGTACTATGAAATGCAAGATTTGGGTTATAATTATCGAATTCCAGATATTTTGGCTTCTTTAGGTATTTCACAACTTTCAAGAGCCGATGAGATGATGCAAAAACGCCAAGCCATTGCCAAGCGTTACGATGAGGCATTCCAAAACTCTGAAGTTTGTTTTTTTCAGTATCCAAAAGATAAAGTTTTCCACGCCTATCATCTTTATGTTATTCAAGTAGAACAACGCAAAGAACTCTATGACTACTTGAGAGAAAACAATATCTTTGCCCAAGTACATTATATTCCTGTTCACACCATGCCTTACTATCAGTCTTTGGGCTACAAGAAAGGCGATTTTCCAAATGCTGAAAAATATTATGAATCTTGTTTGAGCCTTCCTATGTATCCAACACTTACCGAAGAAGAACAGAATTTTGTAATTGAGAAAGTATTAGAATTTGTAAAAAATAAAGTTGAATGAGTTATCGGTCTGACCTTAGTTCATTAGGTCAGTCTTGCTAGAGCAGACCGTAAATAGTTTGTTTTTTCTCTATTCTTAAACAACTTAAATGTATAAATGATTTCTTCAAACAAATACATACAAAAATTAGGTATTGGAACTGTTCAGTTTGGTTTAGATTATGGAATCAGTAACAATACAGGCAAAGTTTCTCAGGAAGAAGTAAGTCAAATTCTACAACTCGCTAAAAAAAAAGGAATCTCATATTTAGATACTGCTAGAGCATACGGAGATAGCGAGCAAGTAGTAGGACAAAATATTTCTACTGATAATTCATTCAAAATTGTATCTAAGTTTTCTCCTAATACACAAAATATACAACAAGAAATAGAGACTTCTTTACGTCATTTGCAAGCAGACAGTATTTATGCTTATCTGTTTCATGACTATGATACATTTATTAAATCTCCCTCTTTATGGGAAGAGTTAAAGGATATAAAATCACAAGGTAAAGTTAAAAAAATAGGTTTTTCGTTATATTATCCATCTCAATTAGAAACTCTTTTTGAAAAAAATATTGATTTTGATATTCTTCAACTTCCTTATAATCTATTTGATAGAAGATTTGAATCTTATTTTGAAAAGTTAAATTCAAAAAATGTAGAAATACATATTCGCTCAGTGTTTCTACAAGGTTTATTTTTTATGAATAAGAAAGATTTGTCTTCTCATTTTGATTCTTCCCTTGAAAAACTATCTCATTTACATACTTTAGCCGAAAAATATAACCTCCAAAAAGCTACTTTACCTTTATTTTTTGTCCTGAATAACCCTAACATAGATATTGCTCTTTTAGGTTTGAGTGGAATTTCTGACTTAGAACAAAATTTAAGTATCATTGAAGAATTTGAAAAAATTGAGAAATTGGAACTAGACTTATCTTCTTTCAAAGAAGAAAAGGAGGAAATTATATTACCTTTTTTATGGAAAAAATAATGAATTTATTATCACTATCACAGAAAAATGTATTGGTTACAGGTGGTTATGGCTACTTGGGAAAAGCAATTTGTGAAGGTTTGGCAGAAGCTGGTGCAAGTGTGGTAGTTTTAGCAAAATCAGAGGAGAAGTTTCAGACTGCCTTTGCAGAATCGCCTTTTAAAGCAAACATACATTTTCATACTTTTGATATTTCAGATACTGATTCTATTCGAAAAGGATTTGAAGAAGTCAATAAGCAATTTGGAAAAATAGATGTGCTGATAAATAATGCTTTTTATTCTAAAGGACAATCACCAGAAAAAATGAGTGATGAAGATTGGAATTATGGAATTGATGGCAATTTGAATGCTACTTACAGATGTATTCGGGAGGTAATTCCTTATTTAAAAGAAAATGGAGGAAAAATTATTAATGTATCTTCTATGTACGGTCTGATTTCTCCTGATTTCTCCATATATCAAGACAATAATTTTTTAAATCCACCTCATTATGGAACAGCCAAAGCTGGAGTTCTACAGCTCACTCGTTATTTTGCCTGTTATTTAGGAAAAGATAATATCCAAGTAAATGCTATTACACCCGGTGCATTTCCAAGTGAGGAAGTACAAAAACACAAAGAATTTATAGAAAGTCTAAAAAATAAATCACCACTCAAAAAAATAGGCAAACCAGAAGATTTAAAAGGAGCTTTTGTTCTTTTAAGTTCAGAAGCATCTAATTTTATTACTGGACAAAACATTGTGATAGATGGAGGCTGGACAGCATGGTAAAACATAATGTAGGAATTATCATACAAGCTCGTATGGGTTCGACACGTTTGGAAGGAAAAATTCTTTTCAAATTACCTTATAGAAGTTCTGTATCTGTATTAGAACAAATCATTCGAAGAGCAAAAGCTACAAAAAATGCAGATAAGGTAGTTGTAGCCTCATCTATAAATTCTGAAAATGATATTTTAGAAAATATTCTGAAAGATAAATGTTTACTATTTAGAGGAGATGAAGAAAATGTTCTATCTAGGTTTTACAGCATTGCTAAAGAAAATAATTTTGAAACAATAGTCAGACTGACAGCCGACAATCCTTGTTTTGACCCTATTTACATAGAAAAAGCAATCTCAGAACACATTTCTAATAACGCTGATTATACCTACACAAAAGGACTTCCTTTAGGTATGAATGTAGAAGTATTATCTTTTTCGGCTTTAGAAGAAGCTCACCAAAATGCTTCAAAAAAAGCAGAGACAGAACATGTTACACCATATATTACTTCTAAGCCACAAAAATATAAACTTCATTATCCTCAAGTGATTTCTAAAAAAGAAGAAATAGAAAAATGGCGTCTGACAATGGACAACCCAACAGATTATTCTTTAATGTGCTTACTTTATGAAAATTTGTATAAAGATAATCCTCTCTTTGGCTGGAAAGAAATAAATACTTTTCTAAGTCAAAGACCTTGGGCAGTTGCTATCAATCAAAGCAATTTTCAAAAACAAATATTTACTTCTTTTGAAGAGGAAAAAACAACAGCTATTCAACTACTACGACAAAATGATTTGTTACATACTGCAAACTATCTAAATAAGTTATAATTTATATGTATTGAGGTAAGATTTTTATTTGTGATAGAATAAATATTCTATTTATTTTGAAAATAGTATGTCCACTATGCTACTAGCATTTTTTGCAGAGATACACATCATCAATTTTTTAGAGTACAATAAAATTTGAAATACTATTAAAATGAAGACAATAAAATTAACTGATAAATATACAATAGGAGAAGATAAAGTTTTTGTTATTGCAGAAATTGGCTCTAATCATAATCAAAGCCTTGAGTTAGCTTATGAAACTATTGATGCAGCCAAAGAAGCAGGAGCAGATGCTGTAAAATTTCAATCTATCAGTGTAGATAAGTTGTACATAAATCCTAGCAAAGAAACTATTGAGTTACACAAAAGAATTGATTTACCTGAAGAGTGGCACTACCTTCTACATGATTACTGCAAAAAGAAAGATATTTTATTTTTTTCCTCTCCTACGTATCTGGAATCTATTGATATTTTAGAAGAACTTAATACTCCTATTTACAAACTTGCCTCGGCTCAAGTTGGTACATTTCCCCAACTTGTTGAAAAGGTAGCTTCTCTACATAAGCCTACCATACTCTCAACAGGTTTGGTAAACTATGGCGATTTGGAAAAAGTGGTACAGATTTTTGAAAAGGCTAAAAATGACAAATACATCATTCTACATTGCAATAGTATTTATCCAACTCCTTTTGAAAGAGTGCATTTGCCTTTAATGGATACTTATAAAACTATGTTTGACTGCATTGTTGGCTTTTCTGACCACACAACAGATATTTTTGCATCTATTGCAGCCGTAGCTAGAGGCGCAAAAGTAATCGAAAAACATTTTGCTATGAGTCGCTCACTACCTGTTCCTGACGCTCCTTTTTCATTAGAACCCGAAGAGTTGAAACACATGATTGAAGGAATAAGAGCAACAGAAAAAATGCTCAAACCTAATGTAAGACTAGATATTGAACAGGAAGAAAGAGGTTTCAAAAATGCCATTGCTACTCGTTTGGTCTTGAATAAAGATAAAAAAGCTGGAGATTCTTTACAAAAAGATGATTTTATATTTAGAAGAAATAAAGAGGGGATAAATTGTTCTGAATTGGACAGTATTCTTGATAAGAAATTAAATACTGATGTAAAGCAGTTTAGTATTTTAAAAAAATCTTATATCATTCGATAATTTTCAATAAAAATGAAAAATAAGTACCTAAAATTTTCTTTTTTTCTATTTTTAGCAATCATTACAAATCCTTTTTTCACGAAGGAAGTGCTTGAATTGAGCTTTGTAGTACACAGTTATGTTTATCAACTACTTACTGGCATTTTATCTCTTACTTTTCTAAGTATTAGTATAGTTGTTATACTTTCAAAAGAGGAGAATCTAATTCGTTTTTTAAAGCCTAAAATCAATAGATACGAAGATTACTTAAACAGACATTATATAGATGAGAAGCTAAATCCAAATATATTAGCTATTTATCGTATTTCTTTCTCTATCGTAAACTTTATTCTGATTTATAATTATTTCTTATTTTTTGATGTAATATGGTTTCATATTGAATACGAATCAAATATACTACTATTAAAATCTGCTCTATGGGTCTGGTTATTAGCTTCTTTACTACTTCTTTTTGGTATAGGAGGGAGGTTAGTTGGAGTTGTTCAACTCATTGTTGCTGTGTTTATTACACGAAATGTATATACTTTTGGTATTTTCGAATTCACGATTCTGTGTAATATTTGGGCTTTTGTTCTTCTTAGAACTGATTACAAATTCTCATTGAATAATTTTCTATATAAACAGAAGAATGTTCTTCGCTTTATTGCACTAACACCTAAACAAACCCCTGTTATTTTTTTATATGTATTGGGAATTTATTTTGGTTTCATTTTTTTATTAGCTGGTGTAGATAAACTCATTGACCCACTATGGTTTGAAGGGAATGGTTTTTATGCTTTTTGTACAATGCCTTGGACACTCCCAAAGTATTTAGAGTTTATAACGAGGAGTAGAATAATAACTTATATAGCCAACTATTCTTCCGTCTTTATAGAGATAATATTTCTTCCTTTATTTCTTTTTCGCAAAACACGAACATTGAGCATTTGCCTTGCTACTACTTTATTCTTAGGTTTGATTTATCCTTTTAATATCTTCTTCATTGGTATTTATGCTGTTCTTTTTGGTTTTTTGCTATCTAGTAGTTTTCCTATATTTACATCACTGATTGATAATGAAGAAAAGAAATTACAAATACTTCTTCCTTTTTTGACAAAAAAACGTCTTATATTAGGTAGTGCATTTATAGCCATTTATTTTATTTCGTACAATTTTTCTAAAATTTTATTAAACAGTACAATAAACAGCATAAATGCTATGCAAGAGGTTACAGAGACTATTCCTAGTTCAGACAGTTACGATCTCAACTCTTTGGTAGTAAAACATCAATCAGAGCAAGAAGAGTATTTGAATGATTTACACTTAGAAGAACTTTACTCATTTTCCAAAATATTAAAAACTTGGTTTATTCGGTTTTCAGAAGTAAAGTTGTTTTCTAGTAGGCATCTGATTGGTCAGTATGCATATAGAGTAATTATTACAAAAAAAGATGGAACAAAAGTAGAACCTATCAAATATTTTATGAAAGATAAAAGCAGAGGAGAATTTGATAGAAACTACTTTATGCTTAATATCTTTCAAGGCGCAATGTATATGCATGGAGATATGGCAAACCGACTAGCATATAGAATAAAATTAGAGCCTCGCTATGTTCTTATATATCGTTTTTTGCATTACTCTGCACAAAAATCTAATTTAGATATGAATGAGATAGCATATATTTCTACTTTTGTTGCTCCTATAAAAGTACCTATAGAATATAAAGGTACTGTGAAACAAAATGAAAAAGAATGGAAGGAAATGATTAGGTTTTCAGAAGGTAAAGGTTATGAGATGATAGAAAAACCCATAATACAGCCTTACCAAGCTAGAAATATTAATCAATCAAATTATCTTCCTAGGGTCTTATATAAATCTTTACAGAAAAAATGAAAAAAATACTTGTCATAGGTGCTGGCTGGGAACAGTATGCGCTCTTAGAAACCATAAAAAAAGAGGGGCATAGTATTATTGCTACTCATCCAAATTTACAAGCACAGAGTTTTGAGTTTGCAGACCACCATTATATAAAAGAAAGTACAGACATTGCAGCTCACTTGCGTATTGCACAAGCGCACAAAATTGATGCTATCTTGACAGATAATTGCGATTATTCATTTTATACAGCTTCTATAATTGCTTCCAAATTAAATCTGCCTTTTGCTCCTATTGACTCAGCTATCTTATCAAACGATAAATTCGAACAGCGTGAGCGTTGCAATAATACAAAGGTTAGACAACCTATTTATCGCAAAGTAAAAACAATAGAAGCCTTAGAAGAAGCTGCTTCTCAGGTTGGTTTTCCATTGATTTTGAAACCTATTGATAGTCGTGGTACATTTGGGGTTACTATTATTAAAGAAGAAGAAAGTCTGAAATCAGCTTTTTATGATGCTATTTCTAACTCTCCTTCACACACACTTATTTGTGAAGAATTTATTGAAGGTACTTTAGTAACTGTTGATGGATTTTGCTTTAGCAATGGACACCAGTCTCTTGCTGTTGCTTCTCGTAAATTTGAAAAAGGTAGTAAGCCTGTTACGAAAGAAATTATCTATCCTGCACAATTTTCAGAGGATTTAAACAAAAAGCTACTTGAAAACCATAATGATGTAGTTTCTCTTTTGGGGTATCAGTACGGACACACGCACGGAGAATATATAGTTAATCAGAATGAGGAAATATTTTTGGTAGAATGTACCAATAGAGGTGGAGGGGTTTATACCTCTTCTGTGATTGTTCCTTTACTCACTCAAATTGATTTGAATAAAGTTTTACTTCATCAATCTTTAGGAACAGATAATTTTAAAGTAGAAAACATGGGGTTAGGTTTTATGAAAAAATCTGTAATGCTCACTTTCTTAGACTTTGAAGTAGGTAAAGTAATCAAATCTATCAATATGAACAATATGCTTTCAAAAGATTATACAGTTCGTTTTAGGAGCATTTATGGAGAAAATGATATGGTAGAGTCTATCGAAAATTGTGCATCTCGTCATTCTATGTTAGTGATTCAAGGTGCAGATAGTAAACAGACTTTATCAAATTTTTCTGACTTTAAAAAAGAACTAACTATTGAATATTATAAATAAAAAACATTTTGTTTAAATATTCTTATAAAAATTCAATTAAAAATAGTGAGATTATGATAAATATTGTAGAAAATACGTTGAGAGATGGTTCTTATGTAATAGATTTTCAATTTGATAGATTCCAAACAGCACGTATTACAAAGGGATTGTATGACTTAGGATTTGAATACATCGAAGTCGGACACGGATTAGGTTTAGGTGCTTGGAACAATCCTAAAACTGGTCTTTCAAAAGAAGATGACCAAACGTA
It encodes the following:
- the nadD gene encoding nicotinate (nicotinamide) nucleotide adenylyltransferase; this encodes MKIGLYFGSFNPIHVGHLITANTIAENSDLDQVWFVVSPHNPHKKKSSLLHEFDRYDMVRLAIAGNEKLNVSDIEFSLPKPSYTIDTLTYIQEKYPNYQFQILIGEDNLTHFHKWKNHEKILEYYGVLVYPREGTPKTEFHSHPKVKCIEAPLLNISATYIRNLIQEQKSIRYLVPQDVEVLIHSKKFYL
- the gmk gene encoding guanylate kinase, which translates into the protein MSQKLIIFSAPSGAGKTTIVKHLLGVYPEILSFSISATTRSPRPYEKPNKDYYFISVEEFRKKIENQEFIEYEQVYDGLYYGTLRSEVERLWSMGQVVVFDVDVKGGVALKQEFGDAALAVFVQPPSIKELRKRLISRNTETDETLKERVQKAEIEMEFAPFFDEVIINDSLSEALGYSEQVVEEFILKKA
- a CDS encoding ABC transporter permease — protein: MNQNPSQNTPALPSDYWTEEIVPTGSLFDLKLREVWKYRDLILLFVKRDFVAQYKQTVLGPTWHFIVPFVTTVLYVIVFGNIMNVSTDGIPPFLFYLTSNLSWSFFAKCLQGTATTFSANQHIFGKVYFPRLVTPISTVISALLNFGISLLLLIGSVAYFYIFTDEKISLTNWIFSLPLLLFISGLLALGLGIIISSLTTKYKDLTVFISFGVQLLMFFSAVLYPLSQIPAQYAWAAKYNPLVPLMEAFRMAFLGAGSVKFIDVVYTGILAVVVFIIGIVIFNRTERTFMDTV
- the pseB gene encoding UDP-N-acetylglucosamine 4,6-dehydratase (inverting); the encoded protein is MLDLNNKSIFITGGTGSFGKKFVKTILEKYPQVKRLIIFSRDELKQFEMAQTFSPATYPAIRYFIGDIRDKERLMRALHGVDIVIHAAALKQVPTAEYNPFECIKTNVLGAQNLIEACIDSGVKQVVALSTDKAAAPINLYGATKLCSDKLFVAANNIAGSNKISFSVVRYGNVMGSRGSVIPFFMNKRSEGKLPITHEGMTRFNISLKEGVDLVLFALENAKGGEIFVPKIPSYRILDVAEAIAPECEKEIVGVRPGEKIHEEMITESDSMNTIELENHFIIVPNAPFASYEEQVNKYLKYHGGKPVEDGFSYSSGQNTDWLTVEELRELIKEHVDSNFEAFEATS
- the pseC gene encoding UDP-4-amino-4,6-dideoxy-N-acetyl-beta-L-altrosamine transaminase — its product is MNITTTFSIPYGKQNITQEDIDAVVETLQADFLTQGPKIEEFEQKFADYVGSKYAVAVSNGTAALHLCTLALNVNEKSKVITTPITFAASANCVRYCGGEVVFADIDPKTALIDVEKLEELLKSSPKGTYDGIIPVDFMGLPVNLEKIKKLADEYDLWIIEDACHAPGGYFVDSANQKQNCGNGNYADLAIFSFHPVKHIASGEGGMITTNDKNLYDKLIKLRTHGITKNQDLLQENHGSWYYEMQDLGYNYRIPDILASLGISQLSRADEMMQKRQAIAKRYDEAFQNSEVCFFQYPKDKVFHAYHLYVIQVEQRKELYDYLRENNIFAQVHYIPVHTMPYYQSLGYKKGDFPNAEKYYESCLSLPMYPTLTEEEQNFVIEKVLEFVKNKVE
- a CDS encoding aldo/keto reductase: MISSNKYIQKLGIGTVQFGLDYGISNNTGKVSQEEVSQILQLAKKKGISYLDTARAYGDSEQVVGQNISTDNSFKIVSKFSPNTQNIQQEIETSLRHLQADSIYAYLFHDYDTFIKSPSLWEELKDIKSQGKVKKIGFSLYYPSQLETLFEKNIDFDILQLPYNLFDRRFESYFEKLNSKNVEIHIRSVFLQGLFFMNKKDLSSHFDSSLEKLSHLHTLAEKYNLQKATLPLFFVLNNPNIDIALLGLSGISDLEQNLSIIEEFEKIEKLELDLSSFKEEKEEIILPFLWKK
- a CDS encoding SDR family NAD(P)-dependent oxidoreductase gives rise to the protein MNLLSLSQKNVLVTGGYGYLGKAICEGLAEAGASVVVLAKSEEKFQTAFAESPFKANIHFHTFDISDTDSIRKGFEEVNKQFGKIDVLINNAFYSKGQSPEKMSDEDWNYGIDGNLNATYRCIREVIPYLKENGGKIINVSSMYGLISPDFSIYQDNNFLNPPHYGTAKAGVLQLTRYFACYLGKDNIQVNAITPGAFPSEEVQKHKEFIESLKNKSPLKKIGKPEDLKGAFVLLSSEASNFITGQNIVIDGGWTAW
- a CDS encoding glycosyltransferase family protein, translated to MVKHNVGIIIQARMGSTRLEGKILFKLPYRSSVSVLEQIIRRAKATKNADKVVVASSINSENDILENILKDKCLLFRGDEENVLSRFYSIAKENNFETIVRLTADNPCFDPIYIEKAISEHISNNADYTYTKGLPLGMNVEVLSFSALEEAHQNASKKAETEHVTPYITSKPQKYKLHYPQVISKKEEIEKWRLTMDNPTDYSLMCLLYENLYKDNPLFGWKEINTFLSQRPWAVAINQSNFQKQIFTSFEEEKTTAIQLLRQNDLLHTANYLNKL
- a CDS encoding N-acetylneuraminate synthase family protein; protein product: MKTIKLTDKYTIGEDKVFVIAEIGSNHNQSLELAYETIDAAKEAGADAVKFQSISVDKLYINPSKETIELHKRIDLPEEWHYLLHDYCKKKDILFFSSPTYLESIDILEELNTPIYKLASAQVGTFPQLVEKVASLHKPTILSTGLVNYGDLEKVVQIFEKAKNDKYIILHCNSIYPTPFERVHLPLMDTYKTMFDCIVGFSDHTTDIFASIAAVARGAKVIEKHFAMSRSLPVPDAPFSLEPEELKHMIEGIRATEKMLKPNVRLDIEQEERGFKNAIATRLVLNKDKKAGDSLQKDDFIFRRNKEGINCSELDSILDKKLNTDVKQFSILKKSYIIR
- a CDS encoding ATP-grasp domain-containing protein — encoded protein: MKKILVIGAGWEQYALLETIKKEGHSIIATHPNLQAQSFEFADHHYIKESTDIAAHLRIAQAHKIDAILTDNCDYSFYTASIIASKLNLPFAPIDSAILSNDKFEQRERCNNTKVRQPIYRKVKTIEALEEAASQVGFPLILKPIDSRGTFGVTIIKEEESLKSAFYDAISNSPSHTLICEEFIEGTLVTVDGFCFSNGHQSLAVASRKFEKGSKPVTKEIIYPAQFSEDLNKKLLENHNDVVSLLGYQYGHTHGEYIVNQNEEIFLVECTNRGGGVYTSSVIVPLLTQIDLNKVLLHQSLGTDNFKVENMGLGFMKKSVMLTFLDFEVGKVIKSINMNNMLSKDYTVRFRSIYGENDMVESIENCASRHSMLVIQGADSKQTLSNFSDFKKELTIEYYK